A single Sphingomonas kaistensis DNA region contains:
- the purC gene encoding phosphoribosylaminoimidazolesuccinocarboxamide synthase, with translation MARRRQIYEGKAKILYEGPEPGTLIQYFKDDATAFNAQKRGTISGKGVINNRISEHIFTSLATIGVPTHFIRRVNMREQLIRQCEIVPIEVVVRNVAAGSLSKRLGIEEGTQLPRTIIEYYLKDDALGDPMVADEHIACFGWATQEEMNDIADMAIRVNDFMAGLFAAIGIRLVDFKLEFGRVWENDFARIILADEISPDGCRLWDMRSGEKLDKDRFRQGLGGEAEAYQEVARRLGLLEGQEGENSVLDFDSHRKKRGK, from the coding sequence ATGGCTCGCCGCCGCCAGATCTACGAAGGCAAGGCCAAGATCCTTTATGAGGGTCCGGAGCCGGGCACGCTGATCCAGTATTTCAAGGACGATGCGACCGCCTTCAACGCGCAGAAGCGCGGCACGATCAGCGGCAAGGGCGTGATCAACAACCGCATCTCGGAGCATATCTTCACCTCGCTCGCGACCATCGGCGTGCCGACTCACTTCATCCGCCGCGTGAACATGCGTGAGCAACTGATCCGCCAGTGCGAGATCGTGCCGATCGAGGTGGTGGTCCGCAACGTGGCGGCGGGGTCGCTGTCGAAGCGGCTCGGGATCGAGGAAGGGACGCAGCTCCCCCGCACGATCATCGAGTACTATCTGAAAGACGATGCCCTGGGCGATCCGATGGTCGCGGATGAGCATATCGCCTGCTTCGGCTGGGCCACGCAGGAAGAAATGAACGACATCGCAGACATGGCGATCCGCGTGAACGATTTCATGGCCGGCCTGTTCGCGGCGATCGGCATTCGCCTGGTCGACTTCAAGCTCGAGTTCGGCCGGGTGTGGGAGAATGATTTCGCGCGCATCATCTTGGCGGACGAGATCAGCCCCGACGGCTGCCGCCTGTGGGACATGCGGTCGGGCGAGAAGCTCGACAAGGATCGCTTCCGGCAGGGTCTGGGCGGCGAGGCGGAGGCCTATCAGGAGGTTGCGCGCCGGCTCGGCCTGCTCGAAGGGCAGGAAGGCGAAAACAGCGTTCTCGATTTCGACAGTCATCGAAAGAAGCGCGGCAAGTAA
- a CDS encoding thioesterase family protein: MDHPSLAAVIASLAGDPLSLVAPPSWSQGRTLYGGMTAALSWAAAAKTFRDLPPLRSVQAAFIGPASGRLTLEPAILRRGKSATTVGVDVHGDAGLAARLTFFCGAARPSKVAHERVTAPAAPVPGDLPAVLKAGQGPTFAANYEIRHVSGGLPFSGGEPEFVMWARLREAEGADPLVSLIALADVLPPASMPVFPEFGVISSLSWSFDLDRRPDDAAAWYLCRAVSESTADGYSRQAMDVWDASGRRVLAGRQTVAIFV, translated from the coding sequence ATGGACCACCCTTCGCTCGCCGCCGTGATCGCCTCGCTTGCCGGCGATCCCCTGTCGCTCGTTGCGCCGCCGAGCTGGAGCCAGGGGCGGACGCTGTATGGCGGAATGACCGCCGCGCTGTCGTGGGCGGCGGCCGCGAAGACCTTTCGCGATCTGCCGCCGCTGCGCTCGGTCCAGGCGGCTTTTATCGGCCCGGCGAGTGGGCGGCTGACGCTGGAGCCCGCGATCCTGCGCCGGGGTAAATCGGCGACAACGGTCGGAGTCGATGTTCACGGGGACGCGGGACTGGCGGCGCGGCTTACCTTTTTCTGCGGGGCGGCGCGGCCCTCCAAGGTCGCGCATGAGCGGGTCACGGCTCCCGCGGCCCCCGTCCCGGGCGATCTTCCGGCGGTGCTGAAGGCAGGGCAGGGACCGACCTTTGCCGCCAATTACGAGATACGCCATGTATCCGGCGGGCTGCCGTTCAGCGGCGGCGAGCCCGAATTCGTGATGTGGGCCCGGCTGCGCGAGGCCGAGGGGGCTGACCCCTTGGTGTCGCTGATCGCGCTGGCCGACGTGCTTCCGCCCGCATCCATGCCGGTGTTTCCCGAATTCGGCGTGATCAGCAGCCTGTCGTGGAGCTTCGATCTCGATCGCCGGCCGGACGATGCCGCCGCCTGGTATCTTTGCCGCGCGGTCAGCGAGAGCACCGCCGACGGTTATTCGCGGCAGGCGATGGACGTGTGGGATGCTTCCGGTCGCCGGGTTCTGGCGGGACGACAAACGGTCGCCATCTTCGTCTAG
- a CDS encoding ionic transporter y4hA has product MANLGIWAALLGPLLGWAVILAGSAIHLSPLIIGAVLIGVVIAAVHHAEIVAHRVGEPFGTLILAVAVTIIEVGLILSLMLTNREAASTLARDTVFAAAMIILNLLLGLCLVAAARHQKEARFTRTGATAALSTLATLMVLTLVLPNFTTSVAGPIYSGTQLAFVAAFSLVLYLVFVFVQTVGNRDYFLPKGDLARLPAVHAEKPDLRTSWISFGALLVSLGAVILLAKSLSGPLEQAVAAAGAPLSLVGIAIAGIVLLPESVAAVRAARANRLQTSLNLALGSALATIGLTIPAVTVASFFLGLPLSLGLDTKSITLLALTLFIASLSIARGRTTLLHGSVHLTVFAAYLLTTILP; this is encoded by the coding sequence ATGGCCAATCTTGGAATTTGGGCTGCGCTGCTCGGCCCCTTGCTGGGCTGGGCGGTGATCCTTGCTGGATCAGCCATCCACCTATCGCCGCTGATTATTGGAGCGGTGCTGATCGGGGTCGTGATTGCCGCGGTGCATCACGCCGAAATCGTCGCGCACCGGGTGGGGGAGCCGTTCGGCACGCTGATACTGGCGGTCGCTGTGACGATCATCGAAGTGGGCCTGATTCTGTCGCTGATGCTGACCAACCGCGAGGCGGCCAGCACGCTTGCCCGCGACACGGTGTTCGCAGCGGCGATGATCATCCTCAACCTGCTGCTCGGCCTGTGTCTGGTGGCGGCGGCACGGCATCAAAAGGAAGCACGGTTCACTCGCACGGGCGCTACCGCGGCTCTGAGCACACTGGCGACGCTGATGGTGCTGACCCTGGTGCTGCCGAACTTCACCACCAGCGTGGCGGGGCCGATTTATAGCGGGACGCAACTCGCCTTCGTGGCCGCCTTTTCGCTCGTCCTCTACCTCGTCTTCGTATTCGTGCAGACGGTCGGCAACCGCGATTATTTCCTGCCCAAGGGCGATCTGGCGCGGCTGCCCGCAGTGCATGCCGAGAAACCGGACTTGCGGACCAGCTGGATCTCGTTCGGCGCGCTGCTGGTTAGCCTCGGCGCGGTGATCCTGCTGGCCAAATCACTGTCGGGACCGCTCGAGCAGGCGGTGGCTGCGGCCGGGGCCCCGCTGTCGCTGGTCGGTATCGCGATTGCCGGCATCGTGCTGCTGCCCGAAAGCGTGGCCGCCGTTCGCGCGGCGCGGGCCAATCGGCTGCAGACCAGCCTCAACCTGGCGCTCGGCTCGGCGCTGGCGACGATCGGGCTCACCATCCCGGCGGTCACCGTTGCTTCCTTTTTCCTCGGCCTGCCGCTGTCGCTCGGCCTCGATACCAAGAGCATCACCCTGCTTGCGCTGACCCTGTTCATCGCGAGCCTGTCGATCGCCCGTGGCCGCACGACGCTGCTGCACGGGTCGGTGCACCTCACCGTCTTCGCGGCCTATCTGCTGACGACCATCCTTCCCTGA
- a CDS encoding S9 family peptidase: protein MRNLLLAATAAATLIAGAAVAQTSLPLIPRDVLFGNPEKANARISPDGKWLSWTAPVDGVMNIWVAPAANPADAKAVTAEKTRPIRSYFWAPDSSSVLYVNDKGGDEDFLLYATSPTGGETRLLTPYTKTTVQLVSISPTIKDRVLIGLNNRDQKWHDVHSLDLKTGKITPVMINEGQFAGFVADAGLNIRMASKPRKDGGTDFYMVDNNKAAATPFASVGLEDSQTTAPAGFTADGKTLYWVDSRGRDTAALVAQDVATGKTRVLAEDARADIGGGIANPRTGELEAYSVNYLRNDWKPVGNAIAADLAFLKTQLKGDFGIASRSTDDRLWVVGAADADRPSSTYLYDRQAKKLTKLFDSRPALAGLPLSPMQTLEIKSRDGLTLPSYLTLPPGSDSNGDGRPDQAVPMVLLVHGGPWGRDGYGFNGYHQWLANRGYAVMSVNFRASTGFGKKFLAAGNGAWGREMQNDLLDAVDWAVKNGITTDDKVAIMGGSYGGYATLAGMAFTPTEFACGVAIVAPSNLNTLLASIPAYWEAGRAQLYGRMADPGTDAGKAWLRERSPLYAADKIQRPLLIGQGANDPRVKQAEADQIVEAMRSRNIPVTYVLFPDEGHGFARPVNNIAFNAVTENFLSKCLGGRAEPIGDTLAKSTAKVPHGAQFAPGLQEAMGGK, encoded by the coding sequence ATGCGCAATCTGCTTCTTGCTGCCACCGCGGCCGCCACTCTTATCGCTGGAGCCGCCGTGGCACAGACAAGCCTTCCACTGATCCCCCGTGACGTTCTGTTCGGCAATCCCGAAAAGGCAAATGCGCGGATCTCACCCGACGGCAAATGGCTGAGTTGGACCGCGCCGGTCGATGGCGTGATGAACATCTGGGTCGCGCCCGCGGCCAATCCCGCCGACGCCAAGGCCGTCACGGCCGAAAAGACCCGACCGATCCGCAGCTATTTCTGGGCGCCGGACAGCTCGTCGGTGTTGTATGTCAATGACAAGGGCGGCGACGAGGATTTCCTGCTGTACGCTACCAGCCCAACCGGCGGCGAAACGCGGCTGCTGACGCCCTATACCAAGACCACCGTGCAGCTGGTCAGCATTTCGCCAACGATCAAGGACCGGGTGCTGATCGGCCTCAATAATCGCGACCAGAAGTGGCATGACGTCCACAGCCTCGATCTCAAGACCGGAAAGATCACACCGGTGATGATCAACGAGGGCCAATTCGCAGGCTTCGTAGCCGATGCCGGGCTGAACATTCGCATGGCGTCCAAACCGCGCAAGGATGGCGGCACCGACTTCTACATGGTCGATAACAACAAGGCGGCGGCAACCCCGTTCGCCAGCGTCGGCTTGGAGGATTCGCAGACAACGGCGCCCGCCGGTTTCACCGCTGACGGCAAGACGCTTTACTGGGTCGACAGCCGCGGCCGCGACACGGCGGCGCTGGTCGCGCAGGACGTGGCCACTGGCAAGACTCGCGTGCTGGCCGAGGACGCGCGCGCCGATATCGGGGGCGGTATCGCCAATCCGCGCACCGGTGAACTCGAGGCTTATTCTGTCAATTACCTGCGCAACGACTGGAAGCCCGTCGGCAATGCCATCGCCGCCGATCTTGCTTTCCTCAAGACGCAACTGAAGGGAGACTTCGGTATTGCGTCGCGGTCTACCGATGACCGCCTGTGGGTAGTGGGAGCCGCCGACGCCGATCGACCGAGCTCGACCTATCTCTACGACCGTCAGGCCAAAAAGCTCACCAAGCTGTTCGACAGCCGGCCTGCGCTGGCCGGCCTGCCACTGAGCCCGATGCAGACGCTGGAGATCAAGAGCCGCGATGGCCTGACGCTGCCGAGCTACCTTACCTTGCCGCCGGGAAGCGACAGCAATGGCGACGGACGTCCCGACCAGGCGGTGCCGATGGTGCTGCTCGTTCATGGCGGACCGTGGGGTCGCGATGGGTACGGCTTCAACGGCTACCACCAGTGGCTGGCGAACCGCGGCTATGCGGTGATGAGCGTTAATTTCCGCGCCTCCACTGGTTTCGGCAAGAAGTTCCTTGCGGCCGGCAACGGCGCCTGGGGCCGAGAGATGCAGAACGATCTGCTGGACGCGGTCGACTGGGCGGTAAAGAATGGCATCACCACCGACGACAAGGTGGCGATCATGGGCGGTAGCTACGGCGGCTATGCAACGCTGGCCGGCATGGCCTTCACCCCGACCGAATTCGCCTGCGGGGTCGCGATCGTCGCGCCGTCCAACCTCAACACGTTGCTGGCCTCGATCCCGGCCTATTGGGAAGCCGGTCGTGCCCAGCTTTACGGGCGGATGGCCGATCCCGGCACCGACGCCGGCAAGGCCTGGCTGCGCGAACGCTCACCGCTTTATGCGGCGGACAAGATCCAGCGGCCGCTACTGATCGGACAGGGGGCCAACGACCCGCGGGTCAAGCAGGCCGAGGCCGATCAGATCGTCGAGGCGATGCGCAGCCGCAATATCCCGGTGACCTATGTTCTGTTCCCCGACGAAGGCCACGGTTTCGCCCGGCCGGTGAACAATATCGCCTTCAACGCCGTAACCGAGAATTTCCTGTCCAAGTGCCTCGGCGGCCGGGCCGAGCCGATCGGCGACACGCTGGCGAAATCGACGGCCAAGGTCCCGCACGGCGCCCAATTCGCGCCCGGGCTGCAGGAAGCCATGGGCGGCAAATAG
- the parC gene encoding DNA topoisomerase IV subunit A: MQPSDTEIEVPFDAALSERYLVYALSTITARSLPDVRDGLKPVHRRLLWAMRLLRLDPAGAYKKSARVVGDVIGKYHPHGDQSVYDAMVRLAQSFALRYPLVDGQGNFGNIDGDNAAAYRYTEAKLTAIAAQLMNGLDEGTVGFRPTYNGEEEEPEVFPGLFPNLLANGASGIAVGMATSIPPHNVTELIDAAMHLIDNPAAETRDLMDFVSGPDFPTGGLVVDARETILAAYESGRGSFRLRARAAQEKEKGGGWDLVVTEIPYGVQKAKLIEQIAELIANKKLPILADVRDESAEDLRIVLEPRSRTVDPALLLESLYRLTDLEIRFPLNLNVLDQHRTPGVMGLKSCLTAWLSFQIEVLLNRSRTRVGKIEDRLELLDGFLIAYLNLDRVIEIIRTEDEPKAVMMAEFGLSDRQAEAILNMRLRSLRRLEEMEIAKERTALAKEREDLLGLIESPRRQRNRLKKDLEGVKAKFGDPRRTTIEEKPLAARAEIDWSAMIEKEPITVILSARGWIRAMKGHLDPQEFATLKFREGDELWGKPLHAQTTDKILIAGENGRVYTLGGDKLPGGRGFGEPVRLSLDLPAEVEIAAILVVKPSERLLTASSDGRGFLTSGEAVLAETRKGKQLMNLRPGAKLQVLRPVPPNAETVAVVGDNRKLLVFNLSELPEMGRGSGVQLQRYRDGGLADIAVLKAGEGLSWSMGGDSGRTRTESDLTPWKAIRGASGRMAPLGFPRSNRFQDD; the protein is encoded by the coding sequence ATGCAGCCCAGCGATACCGAGATCGAGGTTCCTTTCGACGCCGCGCTTTCCGAGCGTTACCTCGTCTATGCCCTGTCGACGATCACCGCGCGCTCGCTTCCCGACGTCCGGGACGGGCTGAAACCGGTTCATCGCCGCCTGCTGTGGGCGATGCGATTGCTGCGGCTCGATCCGGCCGGCGCCTACAAGAAGTCGGCGCGGGTCGTCGGCGACGTCATCGGCAAATATCACCCGCACGGCGACCAGTCGGTGTATGACGCGATGGTGCGCTTGGCGCAGAGCTTTGCCCTGAGATACCCGCTGGTCGACGGGCAGGGCAATTTCGGCAACATCGACGGCGATAACGCCGCTGCCTATCGCTATACCGAAGCCAAGCTGACCGCGATCGCGGCGCAGCTGATGAACGGCCTCGACGAAGGCACGGTCGGCTTCCGGCCCACCTATAACGGCGAGGAGGAAGAGCCCGAGGTCTTTCCCGGCCTGTTCCCCAACCTTCTCGCCAACGGCGCCAGCGGCATTGCGGTCGGCATGGCGACCAGCATCCCGCCGCACAACGTCACCGAGCTGATCGATGCGGCGATGCATCTGATCGACAATCCCGCCGCCGAAACGCGCGACCTGATGGACTTCGTATCCGGGCCGGACTTCCCCACCGGCGGACTGGTGGTCGATGCGCGCGAGACGATCTTGGCGGCGTACGAAAGCGGGCGGGGCAGTTTCCGCCTCCGGGCGCGGGCGGCGCAGGAGAAGGAAAAGGGCGGGGGCTGGGACCTGGTCGTCACCGAGATTCCGTACGGCGTGCAGAAGGCCAAGCTGATCGAACAGATCGCCGAGCTGATCGCCAACAAGAAGCTGCCGATCCTCGCCGATGTGCGCGACGAAAGCGCCGAGGATTTGCGCATCGTGCTCGAACCGCGCAGTCGCACGGTCGATCCCGCGCTGCTGTTGGAAAGCCTGTACCGGCTGACCGACCTCGAGATCCGTTTCCCGCTGAACCTTAATGTCCTCGACCAGCATCGCACGCCGGGCGTGATGGGGTTGAAGAGTTGCCTGACCGCCTGGCTGTCGTTCCAGATCGAGGTGCTGCTCAACCGCTCGCGCACGCGGGTCGGCAAGATCGAGGACCGGCTGGAACTGCTCGACGGCTTCCTGATCGCCTACCTCAACCTCGACCGGGTGATCGAGATCATCCGCACCGAGGATGAGCCCAAGGCGGTGATGATGGCCGAGTTCGGGCTTTCCGACCGGCAGGCCGAGGCGATCCTCAACATGCGGCTGCGGAGTTTGCGGCGCTTGGAGGAAATGGAGATCGCCAAGGAGCGGACCGCGCTGGCCAAGGAGCGCGAGGACCTGCTCGGTCTGATCGAAAGCCCGCGGCGTCAGCGCAATCGGCTCAAGAAAGACCTCGAAGGGGTCAAGGCCAAGTTCGGCGATCCGCGTCGTACGACCATCGAGGAGAAGCCGCTCGCCGCGCGGGCCGAGATCGACTGGTCGGCGATGATCGAGAAGGAGCCGATCACCGTCATCCTGTCCGCGCGGGGCTGGATTCGGGCGATGAAGGGGCATCTGGATCCGCAAGAGTTCGCCACGCTCAAGTTCCGCGAAGGCGACGAATTGTGGGGCAAGCCGCTGCATGCGCAGACCACCGACAAGATCCTGATCGCGGGCGAGAATGGGCGGGTCTACACGCTTGGCGGCGACAAGCTGCCGGGCGGGCGCGGGTTCGGCGAGCCGGTGCGCTTGTCACTGGATTTGCCGGCGGAGGTCGAGATCGCCGCGATACTGGTGGTCAAGCCGAGTGAGCGGCTGCTGACCGCCAGCAGCGATGGGCGCGGGTTCCTGACCAGCGGCGAAGCGGTGCTTGCCGAGACCCGCAAGGGCAAGCAGCTGATGAACCTGCGCCCCGGCGCCAAGCTGCAAGTGCTGCGCCCGGTGCCGCCCAATGCCGAAACGGTCGCGGTGGTCGGCGATAATCGCAAGCTGCTGGTCTTCAACCTCAGCGAATTGCCCGAAATGGGCCGCGGGTCGGGGGTTCAGCTGCAGCGTTATCGCGACGGCGGACTAGCCGATATTGCGGTGCTGAAGGCTGGCGAGGGTTTAAGCTGGAGCATGGGCGGCGACAGCGGGCGGACCCGGACCGAGAGCGACCTGACGCCGTGGAAGGCGATCCGGGGAGCCAGCGGCCGGATGGCGCCATTGGGCTTCCCGCGCAGCAACCGCTTTCAGGATGATTGA